Proteins encoded by one window of Salmonirosea aquatica:
- a CDS encoding VIT1/CCC1 transporter family protein: protein MNKHQEQHLRNSDFITDTVIGLSDGLTVPFALAAGLSGAVASNGIILTAGIAEIVAGSIAMGLGGYLAGKTEIEHYDSELKREYDEVEAVPEKEKEEIREIFAGYGLSVDSQKQIVEELAKDKDQWVDFMMKFELGLERPSLNRARNSALTIGGAYVVGGFVPLLGYFFTDLPMQGLMVSSVLTIICLFVFGYFKSRATGQPPIQGAFKVLIVGVIAAAAAFLVARFLNSAV, encoded by the coding sequence TTGAATAAGCATCAGGAACAACACCTCCGCAATTCCGACTTCATTACCGACACCGTCATCGGCCTGTCCGACGGCCTGACCGTACCCTTCGCGCTCGCGGCGGGCCTGAGCGGAGCGGTGGCTTCCAACGGTATCATCCTCACGGCGGGTATCGCCGAAATCGTGGCGGGGTCCATCGCCATGGGGCTGGGCGGCTACCTGGCGGGCAAAACCGAAATCGAACATTATGACTCCGAACTGAAACGCGAGTACGACGAAGTGGAGGCGGTTCCCGAGAAAGAGAAGGAAGAAATCCGGGAGATTTTCGCTGGCTACGGCCTGAGCGTGGACTCCCAAAAGCAAATTGTGGAAGAACTGGCCAAAGACAAGGACCAATGGGTGGACTTCATGATGAAGTTCGAGCTGGGCCTGGAACGCCCTTCCCTCAACCGCGCCCGCAATAGCGCCCTTACCATCGGCGGAGCTTACGTAGTGGGCGGATTTGTGCCTTTGCTGGGATATTTCTTCACCGACCTACCCATGCAGGGCCTAATGGTTTCGTCGGTTTTAACAATCATATGCCTGTTTGTTTTTGGCTACTTCAAAAGCAGAGCTACCGGGCAGCCCCCTATCCAGGGTGCTTTTAAGGTGTTGATCGTAGGCGTCATCGCGGCGGCCGCCGCCTTTTTGGTAG
- a CDS encoding EamA family transporter — translation MEKWMVYALISMVFAGLTSVVAKFGMSNMSSDSALAVRTAVVFTLVTVNAFLFKNAFTEIRHSASRDLWLLAFSGLCTTISWVFYYRAMKEGPVSYVASIDKASIVVTLMLSFILLREPVTGKVLLGAALVFAGLLVLVWK, via the coding sequence ATGGAAAAATGGATGGTATACGCTCTGATCTCAATGGTCTTCGCGGGCCTGACATCGGTGGTGGCCAAATTCGGTATGAGCAACATGAGCAGTGACTCCGCCCTGGCCGTGCGCACGGCGGTGGTATTCACCCTGGTGACGGTCAATGCGTTTCTATTTAAAAACGCCTTCACTGAGATCCGTCATTCTGCCTCACGCGACTTGTGGCTGCTTGCGTTTTCTGGGTTGTGTACCACCATCTCGTGGGTGTTCTACTACCGCGCCATGAAAGAAGGGCCGGTATCCTACGTAGCATCCATCGACAAAGCCAGCATTGTCGTTACCCTGATGCTCTCCTTCATTCTGTTGCGGGAGCCCGTCACCGGAAAAGTGCTTCTCGGCGCCGCCCTGGTCTTTGCCGGCCTGCTGGTACTGGTCTGGAAATAA